A region of Novipirellula aureliae DNA encodes the following proteins:
- a CDS encoding vWA domain-containing protein, with translation MSPITFQNPVLLSLLLLLVPLAILMKRARQRRDGVLTQMGADDSLRRSVWPDRIRLFSVALLILALARPGYSPQRFSISKRGRDVVFVLDVSRSMLAEDAYPSRLEAAKNGIRDALAHFQSERAGLVIYAGSANILCPLTYDYDFVRFMLDQATTRAVDFGGTTLLSAVEKSTGSMLSDDRQGMQDLVVLTDGEDHDADNRRVAQILGEHELGLLVIGLGDANSGSRIPIKDDEGKTVYVKHADRIVTTRLNDEGLRELASLSSDAVYHPVGTAAFDLADMYAEYVVDKPVSGTSGTDTYTVYREAGFALIVFALVLLMYAERMIAKARLVAMVVIVLLSTTLGATLQAADPRTQQQFGVAMQLQQQGQYEEALEAYSAFEAELPSGQLSLSECASLEFNRGMCHLAQAEAVAESEPRTALLMARQAQLAFLAARRMRPSFQRSALRLDSTAQLITGYEARIEEEDTRNQELQDQVQQLVDRLRELQRTQVQLRSEVPPRRTPPRSRQRGRANPAPPTSEPETAPEDSQRFADTQRLLRQEGVAIEEQMKSLDQAMRPAGMETQAAPASFLEQPLRLMAEVVSAQERAEKMLARWDTWDDARDQQQVAVQKIQEILDLMASDESEDSDESDWEDEEEDWDMMEPSDSDESTSASMQGQGDYASDAAMQPLPLPNYSVDDILQQEQGSLQFRQQQRAQSNQKSVEKDW, from the coding sequence ATGAGCCCGATCACGTTCCAAAACCCGGTTCTGCTATCACTGCTGTTGCTGCTGGTCCCGTTGGCGATTCTGATGAAACGTGCGCGGCAACGTCGTGATGGGGTGTTGACGCAAATGGGGGCTGACGACTCGCTGCGGCGAAGTGTTTGGCCAGATCGCATTCGGCTCTTTTCGGTCGCGCTACTGATCCTTGCACTTGCTCGTCCCGGCTACAGTCCACAGCGGTTTTCGATTTCGAAACGAGGACGCGATGTTGTGTTTGTCCTTGATGTCTCACGCAGCATGTTGGCTGAAGATGCCTATCCGTCTCGCTTAGAAGCGGCGAAGAATGGCATTCGCGATGCATTGGCTCATTTTCAATCCGAGCGAGCGGGGTTGGTTATCTATGCCGGCAGCGCAAATATCCTCTGTCCACTGACGTATGACTATGACTTCGTTCGTTTCATGTTGGACCAAGCGACCACGCGAGCGGTTGATTTCGGCGGTACCACACTGTTGTCAGCCGTCGAAAAATCGACTGGCAGCATGTTGTCGGATGATCGACAGGGGATGCAAGATCTCGTCGTTCTTACCGATGGTGAAGATCATGACGCCGACAATCGTCGGGTGGCTCAAATTCTCGGTGAGCACGAATTGGGATTGCTGGTGATCGGCCTCGGTGATGCCAACTCAGGCTCTCGAATTCCAATCAAAGACGACGAGGGGAAGACGGTTTATGTGAAGCATGCGGATCGAATTGTGACAACTCGATTGAATGATGAAGGTTTACGAGAGTTGGCATCACTTTCTAGCGATGCCGTGTATCACCCCGTTGGAACCGCCGCGTTTGACTTGGCTGACATGTATGCCGAGTACGTTGTCGACAAACCGGTTTCGGGAACCTCAGGTACCGATACTTACACGGTTTATCGTGAAGCTGGATTTGCATTGATCGTCTTCGCATTGGTCCTCTTGATGTATGCCGAGCGAATGATTGCCAAGGCACGCCTCGTGGCGATGGTCGTGATCGTCCTACTTTCCACAACGCTTGGGGCAACTTTGCAAGCAGCCGATCCGCGGACGCAGCAGCAATTCGGTGTGGCGATGCAGTTGCAACAGCAAGGTCAGTATGAGGAGGCGTTGGAAGCCTACTCCGCTTTCGAGGCCGAATTGCCGAGCGGTCAGTTGTCGCTTTCCGAATGTGCGTCTTTGGAGTTTAATCGAGGAATGTGTCACTTGGCCCAGGCGGAAGCCGTTGCCGAGTCAGAGCCGCGAACGGCACTTTTGATGGCACGCCAGGCTCAGTTGGCGTTCCTGGCCGCTCGCCGAATGCGTCCTTCCTTTCAACGGTCCGCGTTGAGATTGGATTCCACGGCACAATTGATTACGGGCTACGAGGCCCGCATCGAGGAAGAGGATACTCGTAATCAGGAATTACAAGACCAAGTGCAACAGCTTGTCGATCGACTGCGGGAATTGCAGCGTACACAGGTCCAGCTGCGAAGCGAAGTCCCGCCGCGGAGGACGCCACCGAGGTCACGACAACGGGGGCGAGCGAATCCTGCCCCGCCAACAAGCGAACCGGAAACGGCTCCCGAGGACTCCCAGCGATTCGCTGACACACAGAGACTTCTGCGACAGGAAGGAGTTGCGATTGAAGAGCAAATGAAATCGCTTGACCAAGCGATGAGGCCAGCGGGGATGGAAACCCAAGCCGCTCCAGCCAGCTTCCTGGAACAGCCTCTCCGTTTGATGGCCGAGGTGGTCTCGGCGCAAGAGCGTGCGGAGAAGATGCTTGCACGATGGGACACCTGGGACGACGCACGCGATCAACAGCAAGTGGCGGTACAGAAAATCCAAGAGATTCTTGATTTGATGGCCAGTGATGAATCGGAGGATTCCGACGAAAGTGATTGGGAGGACGAGGAAGAGGATTGGGACATGATGGAACCGAGCGATTCCGATGAGTCCACGTCGGCATCGATGCAAGGCCAAGGAGACTATGCCAGTGATGCTGCGATGCAGCCATTGCCGTTACCCAACTACTCCGTGGACGATATTTTGCAACAAGAACAAGGCAGCCTACAGTTTCGTCAACAGCAGCGAGCTCAAAGCAACCAAAAAAGCGTGGAGAAAGACTGGTGA
- a CDS encoding AAA family ATPase encodes MGTQTINCSEKLKQVRGEIGQLVVGQQSLIDRLLLALLCDGHVLLEGVPGIAKTLTVNCLAQAIHADFSRIQFTPDLLPSDLTGTLVYDPRNHTFSPEKGPVFANLLLADEVNRAPAKVQSALLEAMQEKQVTLGKETFNLPLPFLVLATQNPIEQEGTYALPEAQVDRFMFKLKIGYPSMDEELQIMQRMATTKAAYKIQPVLTIDELMRMRESLEATFLDEKIERYIVRLVDCTRHPRQYGMDIDRYLRFGASPRASIYLSLAARGNALMQQRDYTVPQDVKDVAHDVLRHRLAISYRAEAESITSDDLLDQMLSTVPVTTS; translated from the coding sequence ATGGGAACCCAAACGATCAACTGCAGTGAGAAACTGAAACAGGTGCGGGGCGAGATTGGTCAATTGGTCGTAGGTCAGCAGAGCCTGATTGATCGCTTGTTGTTGGCGCTTCTTTGCGACGGTCATGTGCTACTCGAAGGCGTTCCTGGAATCGCCAAAACATTGACCGTGAACTGTCTCGCCCAGGCGATTCATGCTGATTTCAGCCGAATCCAATTCACTCCCGACTTGTTGCCGAGCGACTTGACCGGCACGTTAGTCTATGATCCTCGCAATCATACGTTCAGCCCCGAGAAAGGGCCGGTGTTCGCAAATCTGCTGTTGGCAGACGAAGTCAACCGCGCTCCCGCGAAGGTCCAGTCCGCGTTACTCGAAGCGATGCAAGAGAAGCAGGTGACGTTGGGCAAGGAAACCTTCAATCTTCCTTTGCCGTTTCTTGTGCTTGCCACGCAAAACCCGATCGAACAGGAGGGCACCTACGCGCTGCCTGAGGCGCAGGTGGACCGATTTATGTTCAAATTGAAGATCGGCTACCCGTCGATGGACGAAGAATTGCAAATCATGCAGAGGATGGCGACGACCAAGGCTGCCTACAAGATTCAACCCGTTCTCACGATCGATGAACTGATGCGAATGCGTGAGTCCCTGGAGGCGACCTTCTTGGATGAGAAAATCGAGCGTTATATCGTCCGTCTGGTCGACTGTACGCGGCATCCTCGTCAATATGGAATGGACATTGATCGCTATCTTCGTTTCGGTGCGTCCCCGCGAGCGTCCATTTACCTTTCGCTCGCGGCGCGAGGCAACGCATTGATGCAGCAGCGGGATTACACGGTTCCCCAAGATGTCAAGGACGTTGCGCATGATGTGCTGCGTCATCGATTGGCAATCTCCTATCGCGCCGAAGCCGAATCGATCACGTCGGATGACCTGCTCGACCAAATGTTGTCGACCGTTCCTGTGACGACATCATGA
- a CDS encoding alpha/beta hydrolase, translated as MNYLKPKRPTVCLAFCFSAGVFLSLFAGCSAESESGRSEQAHAEPASERDYVADDFAPSIPVEMPPPAAEAMPLDYPPAMTAPSMTARSMTAPSMTAPGSASTVRVAPHPSAPSESASSVRMEMSVPPSFEVQPEAARIAGAPNAGAPNAGAPNEKAPNEDGFATVQVFYATDRDRSPIELSNYQLSGQTTAFVGLTGMALLLFAFGAMSWLRGRTQAGNLSMLAGGLLGCLAAAMVVLGQSNIEKHGVTYTSDRGQLVRGVCEVTVPDSHQRGLVERPSLLHFEVREDQQKHVVLTSAIELGKTDFQQRMSSMIAKSPERDLLVFIHGYNVDFESAVLRTAQIAVDLPFEGVPVCYSWPSQASLMGYTIDENNSEWTIYHLKQFLLELAEESGADSINVVAHSMGNRAMTAAIEQIRYELDPRDRDSVPMFDRIVLAAPDVDADRFRRDLAPALLEVSNQVTLYASSDDQALIASKTVHGYPRAGESGANIVVVPGVETIDVSGIDLSLLGHSYYGDNESMLRDLYELVRKGLPAAKRNMLLTRRDGEQIYWQLAQQPSRVLR; from the coding sequence ATGAACTATCTCAAACCGAAACGCCCCACAGTCTGTCTCGCTTTTTGCTTCTCGGCTGGAGTTTTTCTGTCGTTATTCGCAGGTTGTTCAGCAGAATCCGAATCAGGCCGATCGGAGCAGGCTCATGCCGAACCGGCATCGGAACGCGATTATGTCGCCGATGATTTCGCGCCATCGATTCCTGTTGAAATGCCTCCACCAGCTGCGGAGGCGATGCCACTCGATTACCCTCCGGCCATGACGGCCCCAAGCATGACGGCCCGTAGCATGACGGCCCCAAGCATGACGGCCCCTGGATCGGCTAGCACGGTGCGTGTTGCTCCCCATCCGTCGGCCCCTAGCGAGAGTGCGTCATCCGTCAGGATGGAAATGTCGGTGCCTCCATCCTTCGAGGTGCAACCCGAAGCCGCCCGCATCGCAGGAGCCCCGAATGCAGGGGCCCCGAACGCAGGGGCTCCGAACGAAAAAGCTCCGAACGAAGACGGCTTCGCGACCGTTCAGGTTTTTTATGCAACCGACCGTGATCGCAGCCCGATCGAACTGTCAAATTATCAGCTCAGCGGACAAACCACCGCATTTGTAGGTTTGACCGGTATGGCACTGCTGCTCTTCGCGTTTGGCGCAATGAGTTGGCTTCGTGGGCGAACGCAGGCGGGCAATCTGTCGATGCTAGCTGGCGGCCTACTGGGATGCTTGGCCGCAGCGATGGTGGTACTTGGGCAATCAAACATTGAAAAGCATGGTGTCACTTACACGTCGGATCGCGGTCAACTGGTTCGCGGCGTTTGTGAGGTGACGGTGCCCGATTCGCATCAGCGTGGCTTGGTGGAACGCCCCAGCTTGCTGCATTTTGAAGTCCGCGAAGATCAGCAAAAACATGTGGTTCTAACCAGTGCGATTGAATTGGGGAAAACCGATTTCCAACAACGGATGTCCAGCATGATCGCGAAGTCACCCGAGCGTGACTTGTTGGTATTCATCCATGGCTACAACGTCGACTTCGAATCCGCCGTATTGCGAACGGCACAGATCGCGGTCGATTTGCCATTTGAAGGGGTTCCGGTTTGTTACAGTTGGCCGAGTCAAGCGTCGTTGATGGGATACACCATCGACGAGAACAATTCGGAATGGACGATCTATCATCTGAAACAGTTCTTACTGGAGTTGGCCGAAGAGAGTGGTGCGGATTCTATCAATGTGGTCGCTCACAGCATGGGCAACCGGGCGATGACGGCCGCGATTGAGCAAATTCGATATGAGCTTGATCCTCGTGATCGCGATTCCGTGCCGATGTTCGACCGCATCGTGCTGGCGGCTCCCGATGTCGATGCGGATCGATTCCGTCGCGATTTGGCTCCGGCTCTATTGGAGGTATCCAACCAAGTGACGCTGTATGCCTCCTCCGACGACCAAGCATTGATCGCATCGAAAACCGTCCACGGCTATCCACGAGCCGGAGAGAGTGGCGCAAACATCGTCGTCGTCCCAGGTGTCGAAACGATCGATGTTAGCGGAATCGACTTGAGCCTCCTCGGGCACAGTTATTACGGCGACAACGAATCGATGCTTCGCGATCTTTACGAACTCGTTCGTAAAGGATTGCCCGCCGCTAAACGAAACATGCTGCTAACCCGCCGCGACGGAGAGCAAATTTATTGGCAATTGGCCCAGCAGCCATCTCGCGTGCTTCGATAG
- a CDS encoding DUF58 domain-containing protein — translation MIQNTATQLSLLELRCRRPVEHLLAGEYRSVFRGQGIEFEDVRQYQPGDDVRAMDWKVTARTGEPHIRRYIEQREQFLYLLVDVSSSILTASGGQKRAMIAELGSMLTMAALRNNDRVSLILFSDHVELMVPPGKGSSHALRIMDALLSFQPEGRQTQFADVLSHFGHIARKRSIAFVISDFFADDYLEELRALSIRHDVNAVNVLDPVSQLSSCTELVQLQDAESGTSRYIDLRSRHQQGSKHHVTLQEEMLQSGVDLMEIAVGEDCVTALTSFFRSRQRRVANETGG, via the coding sequence ATGATCCAAAACACCGCTACTCAATTGTCTCTACTCGAACTTCGCTGTCGCCGACCGGTCGAGCACCTGTTGGCGGGGGAATACCGCAGCGTTTTTCGCGGCCAGGGGATTGAGTTTGAGGATGTGCGTCAATATCAACCAGGCGATGACGTTCGTGCGATGGATTGGAAGGTGACCGCGCGGACGGGTGAGCCTCATATCCGCAGGTACATCGAACAGCGTGAGCAGTTTCTTTACTTGCTCGTCGATGTCTCCTCGTCGATCCTGACGGCATCAGGTGGACAAAAACGAGCCATGATCGCGGAACTCGGTTCGATGTTGACGATGGCAGCACTACGCAACAACGATCGAGTCAGTTTGATTCTGTTTTCCGATCATGTTGAGTTGATGGTGCCGCCTGGCAAAGGTTCGTCGCATGCCTTACGCATTATGGATGCGCTGCTGAGTTTTCAACCGGAGGGTCGCCAGACACAATTCGCAGACGTGTTATCCCACTTTGGCCACATTGCTCGTAAACGTTCGATCGCGTTTGTGATTTCTGACTTCTTTGCCGATGACTATCTCGAAGAGCTCCGAGCACTTTCGATCCGGCACGATGTCAATGCTGTGAATGTGCTCGATCCGGTGAGCCAATTGTCGTCATGCACCGAGTTGGTTCAATTGCAGGATGCCGAATCGGGAACCAGCCGGTATATCGATTTGCGAAGCCGCCATCAACAGGGCAGCAAACACCACGTGACACTGCAAGAGGAGATGCTTCAAAGTGGCGTTGATTTGATGGAAATCGCGGTCGGAGAGGATTGCGTGACCGCCCTGACAAGCTTTTTTCGTTCCCGACAACGACGCGTGGCTAACGAAACGGGTGGATAA
- a CDS encoding vWA domain-containing protein — MSFAYAWLLLLTPIPIALTLLWRHQRGSLSVPSLKQWDDSNRGRARYLWIPPTLRVVGFTLLLIALARPQAGSTHSMQVSEGIAIELLVDVSSSMSMEMRFAEGASRSRIDVAKELVERFIAGDGNELHGREGDLLGLITFARYADTRSPLTFGHDALLELVRDLEIQDRPNEDGTGYGDALAIAAARLKQLDDPEIRQMQSLEGEIASRVIILLTDGENNSGQHMPVEAAGLAKEWGCRVYCISLGERPRDFSGQSVESSQLSEAERVLEHISQETGGVFRTAFDYDSLLAVYAEIDQLERSRIATREYSQIAEWFWFPLAAALLILLPALLIEATWLRTVP, encoded by the coding sequence ATGAGCTTTGCGTATGCTTGGCTATTGCTACTCACGCCGATTCCTATCGCGTTGACTTTGCTGTGGCGTCATCAGCGTGGAAGTCTATCGGTGCCGTCACTAAAGCAGTGGGACGATAGCAACCGGGGTCGCGCTCGCTACCTTTGGATTCCGCCGACACTTCGCGTCGTTGGTTTTACTTTACTGCTCATTGCATTGGCACGCCCGCAGGCTGGTTCGACGCATTCCATGCAAGTTTCCGAAGGCATCGCCATCGAACTATTGGTCGATGTGTCGAGCAGTATGAGTATGGAGATGAGGTTCGCTGAAGGTGCGTCGCGTAGCCGCATTGACGTAGCCAAGGAACTGGTTGAACGATTTATCGCAGGGGATGGAAACGAATTGCACGGACGCGAAGGGGATTTGTTGGGGCTGATCACATTCGCGCGGTATGCCGATACGCGAAGCCCGCTCACTTTTGGTCATGACGCACTGTTGGAGCTGGTCCGCGATCTCGAAATCCAGGACCGTCCGAATGAAGACGGAACCGGCTACGGCGACGCATTGGCGATCGCGGCGGCGCGATTAAAGCAACTTGATGATCCCGAGATCCGCCAGATGCAATCGTTGGAGGGCGAGATCGCCAGCCGCGTCATCATTCTGCTGACCGATGGCGAAAACAATTCAGGCCAACACATGCCGGTGGAGGCGGCGGGTCTCGCAAAGGAGTGGGGATGCCGTGTCTACTGTATCAGTCTTGGCGAGCGACCACGTGACTTTTCCGGCCAATCGGTGGAATCCTCGCAGCTCTCGGAAGCCGAACGGGTACTTGAGCATATCAGTCAGGAAACAGGCGGAGTGTTTCGAACAGCCTTCGATTATGATTCGCTATTGGCCGTTTATGCCGAGATCGATCAACTCGAACGGTCCCGAATTGCGACTCGTGAGTATTCTCAAATTGCCGAGTGGTTTTGGTTTCCCTTGGCCGCTGCCTTGCTAATACTCTTGCCTGCACTATTGATCGAAGCGACTTGGTTGAGGACAGTGCCATGA
- a CDS encoding Gfo/Idh/MocA family protein, translated as MAQRQLNVGLIGGGGGAFISHPHQRAIHFDGTRRVTAAALHPDPETAMKEAENWAYPLKGYRSYDEMIQEELKKPVGERIDYALIVTPNHVHFDPAMKCVQAGIPVMCEKPLTVSLEESDKLVAAVKENKVPFGVAHTYLGHWTTRFSRFIVKSGLLGDVRWVDSRYLQGWMADRTEDTGNVQAEWRVDPKKSGASNCGGDIGTHALMQLRFVTGLDVTRVQAHVETFVEGRKLDDHFTTYCELSNGSKALVRATQIAIGHKNNLGIEVNGSKGTLLWSQESPEELTIMLAGQPDRTYFRGGVSPNDGFLGDVPQDLLDEPQVPPGHPEGFHDAFARLHRCFEQDVRAYLDGKPFHCDGNKYANVEDGRMGIAFIAAAIESSQADGTWTDVALTAN; from the coding sequence ATGGCACAAAGACAACTCAACGTGGGACTTATCGGCGGTGGCGGCGGAGCGTTTATTTCTCATCCTCATCAACGGGCGATTCATTTTGACGGGACGCGGCGAGTCACCGCAGCGGCACTGCATCCCGATCCCGAGACGGCGATGAAAGAGGCTGAGAATTGGGCGTATCCACTAAAAGGTTATCGCAGCTATGACGAAATGATCCAAGAAGAATTGAAGAAGCCGGTGGGTGAACGTATCGACTACGCGCTCATCGTTACCCCCAACCATGTCCACTTTGATCCGGCGATGAAGTGCGTCCAAGCCGGCATCCCGGTCATGTGCGAGAAACCTCTAACGGTTTCTCTCGAAGAGTCCGACAAGTTGGTCGCGGCGGTCAAAGAAAACAAGGTACCCTTCGGTGTCGCTCATACTTACCTTGGACACTGGACCACTCGCTTTTCGCGTTTCATTGTCAAGAGCGGATTGTTAGGCGATGTTCGGTGGGTTGATTCACGATACCTGCAAGGATGGATGGCCGATCGAACCGAGGATACCGGCAACGTACAAGCCGAATGGCGCGTCGACCCGAAGAAGTCGGGTGCTAGTAACTGCGGCGGTGACATCGGGACTCACGCTTTGATGCAACTTCGCTTTGTCACCGGATTGGACGTCACTCGAGTGCAAGCCCATGTCGAAACGTTCGTAGAAGGCCGAAAGCTCGATGACCATTTCACGACCTACTGTGAACTTTCCAATGGTTCGAAAGCACTCGTCCGGGCAACTCAAATTGCGATTGGTCACAAGAACAATTTGGGAATCGAGGTCAATGGATCGAAGGGAACCCTGCTTTGGTCGCAAGAGTCCCCTGAGGAATTGACGATTATGCTGGCGGGACAACCCGATCGAACGTATTTCCGCGGCGGGGTATCGCCAAACGATGGATTCCTCGGGGATGTTCCTCAAGATTTGCTCGATGAGCCGCAAGTCCCACCTGGACATCCCGAAGGATTCCACGATGCGTTTGCTCGGCTTCATCGCTGTTTTGAACAAGATGTGCGAGCCTATCTCGATGGCAAACCATTCCATTGTGATGGAAATAAGTATGCCAATGTCGAAGATGGACGGATGGGCATCGCATTCATCGCTGCAGCAATCGAGAGTTCGCAAGCCGATGGTACTTGGACGGATGTCGCATTGACGGCAAATTGA